A single genomic interval of Mycolicibacterium sp. MU0053 harbors:
- a CDS encoding tyrosine-type recombinase/integrase — translation MAKRQADDDKRERRSFGRIRKRSSGRWQAAYTGPDGIVYPAPSTFAAKVDAEAWLTDRRREIDRELWSPPATTEQTKRANKKAVTFKDYAEKWVDKRMVKGQPLKPRTKAHYAKLLEQHITPTFGTKPVATITRESVDRWYRKLDPDTPTLRAHSYSLLRSILETAVTDDKLIDANPCVIKGAGQADRKIKPRPLDHDELATLVAAMPETLRAMTLLAAWGALRFGELAELRRGDIDGDVVKVRRGAVRLKGQWIVGSPKSDAGIRDVVLPSNMIDALNHHLATYVDKRKDALLFAAANGGHLQPSTLYRHFYKARTAAGREDLRWHDLRHSGAVLAAQTGATLAELMARLGHSTPQAALRYQHQAQGRDRIIAERMAAALKSPSP, via the coding sequence ATGGCGAAACGACAGGCAGACGACGACAAGCGGGAACGGCGCAGCTTCGGCAGGATCCGCAAACGCTCATCCGGCCGCTGGCAAGCCGCCTACACCGGTCCGGACGGCATCGTGTACCCGGCGCCGTCCACGTTCGCCGCCAAGGTCGACGCCGAGGCGTGGCTCACCGACCGCCGCCGCGAGATCGACCGCGAACTCTGGTCCCCGCCGGCCACCACTGAGCAGACCAAGAGAGCCAACAAGAAGGCCGTAACGTTCAAGGACTACGCCGAGAAGTGGGTCGACAAGCGGATGGTCAAAGGGCAACCCCTCAAGCCGCGAACCAAGGCCCACTACGCCAAGCTGCTCGAGCAGCACATCACCCCGACGTTCGGAACCAAGCCGGTCGCCACCATCACCCGCGAGTCCGTCGACCGCTGGTACCGCAAGCTGGACCCCGACACACCAACATTGCGCGCGCACTCCTACTCACTGCTGCGGTCCATTCTCGAAACCGCCGTCACCGACGACAAGCTGATCGACGCGAACCCGTGCGTCATCAAGGGCGCCGGGCAGGCTGACCGCAAGATCAAGCCGCGACCCCTCGACCATGACGAGCTGGCCACCCTCGTCGCTGCGATGCCCGAAACACTGCGGGCTATGACGCTGCTCGCCGCCTGGGGCGCACTGCGATTCGGTGAGTTGGCGGAGCTGCGCCGCGGCGACATCGACGGCGACGTGGTCAAGGTGCGCCGCGGTGCCGTGCGCCTAAAAGGTCAGTGGATCGTCGGCTCACCGAAGTCCGACGCCGGGATCCGCGATGTGGTGCTGCCGTCCAACATGATCGACGCGCTGAATCACCACCTCGCAACCTACGTCGACAAACGCAAAGACGCGCTACTATTCGCTGCCGCCAACGGGGGACACCTGCAGCCATCCACCCTGTACCGACACTTCTACAAGGCCCGTACCGCCGCCGGCCGCGAAGACCTCCGCTGGCACGACTTACGCCACTCCGGCGCGGTGCTCGCAGCGCAGACTGGCGCCACGCTCGCCGAACTCATGGCGCGACTGGGACACTCGACACCGCAGGCCGCGCTGCGCTACCAGCACCAGGCGCAGGGCCGCGACCGCATCATCGCCGAACGGATGGCTGCGGCGTTGAAATCGCCGTCCCCGTAA
- a CDS encoding helix-turn-helix domain-containing protein, translating into MSTNPELAEAIAALVAATQASPAEQPPAPTLLTVAETAETLRCGQTLVYAMLKDGRLASVKVGRRRLVRANDVARFIECGGAAA; encoded by the coding sequence ATGAGCACTAACCCCGAACTGGCAGAAGCCATCGCCGCGTTGGTCGCCGCAACTCAGGCGTCACCGGCTGAGCAGCCGCCGGCGCCAACACTGCTGACCGTCGCGGAGACGGCCGAGACGCTCCGCTGCGGTCAGACTCTGGTGTACGCCATGCTCAAAGACGGGCGCCTTGCATCGGTCAAAGTGGGGCGACGGCGTCTTGTGAGAGCCAACGACGTCGCGCGGTTCATCGAGTGCGGTGGCGCGGCGGCGTGA
- a CDS encoding helix-turn-helix domain-containing protein: MTNPTVAESLLTLQQAAAYLSITDRTVRNYVARGLIPAQRVGPKLLRIRQADLESFAGS, translated from the coding sequence ATGACGAACCCGACAGTTGCGGAAAGCTTGCTGACTCTCCAGCAGGCCGCCGCCTACCTCAGCATCACTGATCGCACCGTGAGGAATTACGTTGCGCGCGGCCTCATCCCGGCGCAGCGCGTCGGTCCGAAGCTGCTCCGCATCCGGCAGGCCGACCTCGAATCCTTTGCTGGCTCCTAG
- a CDS encoding HNH endonuclease signature motif containing protein — MIARPCAGCGEVIAAGSWCRDCRPQRADTPPRDHPAYANGARWKALSKRIRKASPFCEQCGSGDRLQVDHVVPHGVAPELAFAEENLRVLCALDNNRRQNTYTHDEAQHVLDRLTAAYNRRPTRKGRERIAAAERACDQGGYPEPVRVPTAGKAHRAMKTTMIVDKRVPDAVG; from the coding sequence GTGATCGCCCGCCCGTGCGCTGGATGCGGTGAGGTCATCGCCGCCGGGAGCTGGTGTCGGGACTGCCGACCCCAGCGTGCCGACACTCCACCACGCGACCACCCTGCCTACGCCAACGGCGCACGCTGGAAAGCACTCTCGAAGCGGATACGCAAAGCGTCCCCATTCTGCGAGCAGTGCGGATCCGGGGACCGACTCCAAGTCGACCACGTCGTCCCGCACGGCGTGGCCCCCGAGTTGGCGTTCGCCGAGGAGAACTTGCGCGTGCTCTGCGCCCTCGACAACAACCGCCGCCAGAACACCTACACCCACGACGAGGCCCAGCACGTCCTAGATCGCCTCACAGCGGCCTACAACCGCCGACCCACCCGCAAAGGCCGCGAGCGCATCGCCGCCGCCGAGCGAGCCTGTGACCAGGGGGGATACCCCGAACCGGTCCGCGTTCCGACGGCCGGTAAGGCGCACAGGGCAATGAAGACGACAATGATTGTCGATAAGAGGGTGCCCGATGCGGTCGGGTAA
- a CDS encoding phage portal protein: protein MTDTLTALLQKLDENRPRYSDLERYYTGRQPLSFLAPEAREALGSRFARMSSNLPRLAITALSERLRVTGFNGVDVYQDWLRCDLDELSRTAHREALLLGQSYLICWTDAYGRPLVTVESAHQMTALRDPGSRRLTHAIKRWETATTTEAVLYGPEVITRYRANQTGATTAGFKVVDEIANPLGVVPVVRLLNSDRILDEGVSEIDDMIPLVDALNKLLADMLVSSENAARPRRWASGIELEEIPILDDDGEETGETTSVNPFPENDKMMISENDSSRFGSIDAADLAGYERAVDVITQQISAVSALPASMLGITHSNPSSADAIRAAEAGLTARAEARQAQFGRSWEDLARLIVGVRDGADPLQVDVRVEWADPSTRSVAQEADAVTKLFAAGLLPASYALKRLGYSDDEVAEIRTARRAEALDAQAIDLTRLVG, encoded by the coding sequence ATGACCGACACACTGACTGCACTACTTCAGAAGCTGGACGAGAACCGGCCACGCTACAGCGACTTGGAGCGCTACTACACCGGGAGACAGCCACTGTCATTCCTTGCCCCAGAAGCGAGGGAGGCGTTGGGTTCCCGGTTCGCCCGGATGTCCTCGAATCTGCCGCGCCTGGCGATCACCGCCTTGTCCGAGCGGCTACGGGTGACCGGATTCAACGGTGTTGACGTGTACCAGGATTGGCTACGGTGTGACCTCGATGAGCTGTCTCGCACCGCGCACCGCGAAGCACTACTACTCGGTCAGTCCTACCTGATCTGCTGGACGGACGCCTACGGCCGGCCGCTGGTGACCGTCGAGTCCGCGCATCAGATGACCGCACTGCGCGACCCCGGCAGCCGCCGCCTCACCCACGCGATCAAACGGTGGGAGACCGCGACGACGACCGAGGCCGTCCTGTACGGGCCGGAGGTGATCACCCGGTACCGGGCCAACCAGACCGGGGCCACCACCGCCGGGTTCAAGGTGGTCGACGAGATCGCCAACCCGCTGGGCGTGGTCCCCGTGGTGCGGCTGCTGAACTCGGATCGGATTCTGGACGAGGGTGTCTCGGAGATCGACGACATGATCCCGCTCGTCGATGCGCTCAACAAGCTACTTGCCGACATGCTCGTCTCCAGCGAGAACGCTGCACGTCCTCGCCGGTGGGCTTCTGGCATCGAGCTCGAAGAAATCCCGATCCTCGACGACGACGGCGAAGAAACCGGAGAAACCACGTCAGTTAACCCGTTCCCGGAGAACGACAAGATGATGATCTCGGAAAACGACTCCAGCCGCTTCGGTTCCATCGACGCGGCCGACCTGGCCGGCTACGAGCGTGCGGTTGATGTCATCACTCAGCAGATCAGCGCGGTATCTGCACTTCCGGCGTCGATGCTCGGCATCACCCACAGCAATCCCAGCAGCGCTGATGCGATCCGGGCCGCCGAGGCCGGACTGACTGCCCGCGCCGAGGCACGGCAAGCTCAGTTTGGCCGGTCCTGGGAGGACCTCGCAAGACTCATCGTCGGGGTGCGAGACGGCGCGGACCCGCTCCAGGTCGATGTGCGGGTGGAGTGGGCCGACCCATCGACCCGCAGTGTGGCCCAGGAGGCCGACGCCGTAACCAAGTTGTTCGCCGCCGGCCTGCTGCCCGCCTCCTACGCCTTGAAGCGACTCGGCTACTCCGATGACGAGGTGGCCGAGATCCGCACCGCGCGCCGCGCCGAGGCCCTCGACGCCCAAGCCATCGACCTGACCCGGCTCGTCGGATGA
- a CDS encoding DUF2637 domain-containing protein, with the protein MTAHRRWFTGMLLGFTAASLAGNIAFTVLAGDGRFTAVAIAVASVAPLALPLAVHSVPKAARARGAVRAVVVLAVAVAAFAAFAMSFHHLAGLAELVGFRGWEALLLPIVIDVMAAAAAVALVVPAATTTAAGGRAAAEQPATSDQPTTTPTAAEQPPAASSQPTITRTTTSPAAATSQKPKPTAARPTRAAGQEVATTAPTATSDQPATDRTTTRPTSKKTAATTVAATPPLHLVALATDIDHAAAAAAVVAAGVVKADTETVAKVLRLAEEGESQRVIATAVGVDRSVVGKVVRWVAAERESAAG; encoded by the coding sequence ATGACCGCACATCGCCGCTGGTTCACGGGCATGCTGCTCGGCTTCACCGCGGCATCGTTGGCGGGAAACATCGCTTTCACCGTTCTGGCCGGCGACGGCAGATTCACGGCCGTGGCTATTGCCGTCGCTTCGGTCGCGCCTCTGGCGCTGCCGCTCGCAGTCCATTCCGTGCCGAAGGCGGCGAGGGCGCGCGGCGCCGTCCGGGCGGTGGTGGTGCTGGCCGTGGCGGTGGCTGCCTTCGCGGCTTTCGCCATGAGCTTCCACCACCTGGCTGGCCTGGCGGAGTTGGTCGGTTTCCGCGGATGGGAGGCGCTGCTGCTGCCCATAGTGATCGATGTGATGGCGGCCGCGGCGGCTGTGGCTCTGGTGGTTCCCGCTGCGACAACCACCGCAGCGGGTGGGAGAGCAGCCGCCGAGCAACCAGCAACCAGCGACCAACCAACCACCACTCCGACAGCCGCCGAGCAGCCGCCAGCCGCCAGCAGCCAACCAACCATCACCCGGACAACCACCAGCCCGGCGGCCGCCACCAGTCAGAAGCCGAAGCCGACCGCCGCCCGGCCAACCAGAGCGGCCGGTCAGGAGGTAGCCACCACCGCTCCGACAGCCACCAGCGACCAGCCAGCTACCGACCGAACAACCACCCGGCCAACCAGCAAGAAGACGGCAGCCACCACCGTGGCCGCCACTCCGCCACTGCACCTCGTCGCGCTCGCCACCGACATCGACCACGCAGCGGCGGCGGCCGCGGTGGTGGCTGCCGGTGTGGTGAAAGCCGATACCGAGACGGTGGCCAAGGTGCTGCGGCTGGCCGAGGAGGGCGAGTCGCAGCGGGTGATCGCTACAGCTGTGGGCGTAGACAGGTCGGTGGTCGGCAAAGTGGTTCGGTGGGTGGCGGCTGAGCGGGAGTCGGCGGCGGGGTAG
- a CDS encoding site-specific integrase, whose amino-acid sequence MARRPEWVKVVETSAGRRYEVRVHGQRQDGSRFQHKKRFETVDAAVKWRSTVVSELAHGTHVAPSELTVRQAVDSWLLGQRIRPKTMSAYVTSLRPLVDALGDRSVQQVTKDDIEAVVKSLRDGTSKMGTWHAPEKLKKSAKKVRSPWSATSINPVLARTRSIFDDLMAQGIVVRNPATLVKSLPTARAELTTLSISQVTHLLEATVEQPFHVAWRLALLGMRRGEILALRWTDIDFTAGTLSITAARLATAGGSSTGAPKTAAAIRTLPMPDDLQAALKRERKRQKESQLLLGSSWPHSGLVVVDDAGSPPHPDTLTTAWSKALKGAALPHVRLHDARHTNATLMHLNGVPAVVIAAWLGHTNATFTLATYAHSTNAALADAAATLGAITSPSAKKVE is encoded by the coding sequence ATGGCACGCAGACCCGAGTGGGTGAAGGTAGTAGAGACAAGTGCCGGACGGCGCTACGAGGTGCGGGTGCACGGGCAGCGGCAGGATGGATCGCGGTTCCAGCACAAGAAGCGTTTCGAGACGGTCGACGCGGCGGTGAAGTGGCGGTCGACCGTGGTTTCCGAGCTCGCGCACGGCACACACGTCGCGCCTTCGGAGCTCACCGTGCGCCAGGCCGTAGACTCGTGGCTGCTCGGCCAGCGCATTAGACCGAAGACGATGAGTGCGTATGTGACGAGCCTGCGTCCTTTGGTCGACGCTCTCGGCGACCGCTCCGTGCAGCAAGTCACCAAGGACGACATCGAGGCCGTGGTGAAGTCGTTGCGCGACGGCACCTCGAAGATGGGCACATGGCACGCACCGGAGAAACTGAAGAAGAGCGCGAAGAAGGTGCGGTCTCCGTGGTCTGCCACGAGCATCAACCCCGTGCTCGCGCGCACCAGGTCGATCTTCGACGACCTCATGGCGCAGGGCATCGTGGTGCGGAACCCGGCGACGCTGGTGAAGTCGTTGCCGACCGCGCGGGCGGAGCTGACCACGCTGTCTATAAGCCAAGTGACTCACCTGCTTGAGGCGACGGTGGAACAGCCGTTCCACGTCGCGTGGCGGTTGGCGCTGCTTGGCATGCGCCGCGGTGAGATCCTGGCGTTGCGATGGACCGACATCGACTTCACCGCCGGGACGCTGTCGATCACCGCTGCTCGACTGGCAACCGCCGGTGGCAGTTCCACCGGCGCACCGAAGACGGCAGCAGCCATTAGAACACTGCCGATGCCCGACGATCTGCAGGCAGCACTCAAGCGCGAGCGGAAGCGGCAGAAGGAGTCGCAGCTGCTGTTGGGATCCTCGTGGCCGCACAGTGGGCTGGTAGTGGTCGACGATGCGGGATCTCCCCCGCACCCGGACACCCTCACCACGGCCTGGTCCAAGGCGCTGAAGGGCGCCGCGCTGCCCCACGTCCGCCTACACGATGCCCGCCACACCAACGCCACGCTCATGCATCTCAATGGAGTACCGGCGGTGGTCATCGCGGCGTGGCTCGGCCACACGAACGCGACGTTCACGTTGGCTACCTACGCGCATTCCACGAACGCAGCATTGGCCGACGCCGCAGCGACGCTCGGGGCCATCACCAGTCCCTCGGCGAAGAAAGTGGAGTGA
- a CDS encoding DUF4365 domain-containing protein codes for MSRLGLGVDGAKSRYSQAYLSAICSQSGHTLQEGRQDEDCWAVDTTVDLTAASVFVQLKCTSSPKAARGGGYRISLKQHWIDSWSAKMVPVYVMLVVVPPAQNEWIKQVDEQTVHRTHAYWERFDPNVHGKSIVLPKGQRFQASTLTAWETHVDDVFSGGAS; via the coding sequence ATGAGCCGGCTCGGTCTCGGCGTGGACGGAGCGAAGTCGCGGTACAGCCAGGCGTATCTGTCCGCGATCTGTTCGCAGTCCGGGCACACGCTGCAGGAGGGGCGGCAGGACGAGGACTGCTGGGCGGTCGACACGACCGTCGACCTGACCGCGGCGTCGGTCTTCGTTCAGCTCAAGTGCACGTCGTCCCCGAAGGCGGCGCGCGGTGGTGGCTACCGAATCTCTCTCAAGCAGCACTGGATCGACAGCTGGTCGGCGAAAATGGTGCCGGTCTACGTGATGTTGGTTGTCGTACCCCCTGCGCAAAATGAATGGATCAAGCAGGTGGACGAGCAGACGGTGCATAGGACGCATGCGTACTGGGAGAGGTTCGACCCGAACGTGCATGGCAAATCGATCGTTCTGCCGAAGGGCCAACGCTTCCAAGCGTCGACGCTCACAGCCTGGGAGACGCACGTGGACGACGTCTTCTCCGGAGGTGCTTCGTGA
- a CDS encoding terminase TerL endonuclease subunit: MRSGNKGKLENADVPLPFRPRSEVESERFAKFCEKFIRVPKGTGAKGAFRPRDWQMDIASDVLDSGARTVGLMLPRGSGKTTLNAAIALYVFFCWGEGANVDVFAVDERQAGLAFSAAKRMVELSEDLSSRCYVYADKLVLPLTDSTFQVMPASPAAAEGRDSVLTICDEAGVINRDLFEVVQLAAGKRERSVLVAIGTPGPNLDDQVLLSLRDHHRDQPEDTSLVWREYSAAGFEDHPADCTHCWELANPALDDFLHRDALHALLPPKTREATFRRARLCQLPIDVDGAFLPAGVWDSLSTTEPVPDGVDVVLALDGSYNGDTTALVVATVSPEPHFDVVRVWDPKGDTDYRVPVAEVEQTIREACKRWRVQEICADPFRFTRTLQALEAERLPIVEFPHSPSRLTAATTDLYKACVNGALTHSGHPTLAAHVAAAVIREDPRGMRLDKASRSRHARKIDCAACLVMAHSRATWRATKKKKRARGFKR; this comes from the coding sequence ATGCGGTCGGGTAACAAGGGAAAGCTCGAAAACGCCGATGTGCCGTTGCCGTTCAGGCCGCGCAGCGAGGTCGAGTCGGAGCGGTTCGCGAAGTTCTGCGAGAAGTTCATCCGGGTGCCGAAGGGCACCGGCGCTAAGGGTGCGTTCCGGCCGCGGGATTGGCAGATGGATATCGCGTCCGACGTGCTCGACAGCGGTGCTCGCACGGTCGGCCTGATGCTGCCGCGCGGGTCCGGGAAAACGACGCTCAACGCCGCGATTGCCCTCTATGTGTTCTTCTGCTGGGGCGAAGGTGCCAACGTCGACGTGTTCGCTGTCGACGAGCGCCAGGCCGGTCTGGCATTCTCCGCGGCGAAGCGCATGGTCGAGCTGTCCGAGGATCTGTCGTCGCGCTGCTACGTCTACGCCGACAAGTTGGTGCTGCCGTTGACTGACAGCACGTTTCAGGTGATGCCTGCCTCGCCGGCTGCTGCCGAGGGCAGGGACAGTGTGTTGACGATCTGCGACGAGGCCGGGGTGATCAACCGGGACTTGTTCGAGGTGGTGCAGCTCGCGGCCGGCAAGCGGGAACGGTCGGTGCTCGTGGCGATTGGCACGCCTGGCCCGAACCTCGATGATCAGGTGCTGCTGTCGCTGCGCGATCACCACCGAGACCAGCCGGAGGACACGTCGCTGGTGTGGCGGGAGTACTCGGCGGCCGGGTTCGAGGATCATCCTGCGGATTGCACGCACTGCTGGGAGCTGGCGAATCCGGCGCTGGATGACTTCCTGCACCGTGATGCTCTCCATGCGTTGTTGCCGCCCAAGACGCGGGAGGCGACGTTCCGGCGGGCACGGTTGTGTCAGTTGCCGATTGATGTCGACGGCGCGTTCCTACCTGCCGGTGTCTGGGACAGCTTGTCCACAACTGAGCCGGTACCTGACGGGGTGGACGTGGTCCTGGCCCTCGACGGTTCGTACAACGGGGATACCACCGCGCTGGTCGTCGCCACCGTCTCACCGGAACCGCACTTCGATGTGGTGCGGGTCTGGGACCCCAAGGGTGACACGGATTACCGGGTGCCCGTCGCCGAGGTCGAGCAGACCATCCGGGAGGCGTGCAAGCGGTGGCGGGTGCAGGAAATCTGCGCAGACCCGTTCCGGTTCACCCGCACCCTGCAGGCGCTGGAAGCTGAGCGGCTGCCGATCGTGGAGTTCCCGCACTCACCGTCCCGGTTGACCGCGGCCACCACCGATTTGTACAAGGCCTGCGTCAACGGCGCGCTGACACATTCCGGGCATCCCACCCTGGCCGCTCATGTGGCGGCTGCGGTGATTCGGGAGGACCCGCGGGGGATGAGGTTGGACAAGGCGTCCCGGTCCCGGCACGCCCGCAAGATCGACTGCGCCGCCTGCCTTGTCATGGCGCATTCACGTGCCACCTGGCGCGCCACCAAGAAGAAGAAACGAGCGAGAGGCTTCAAACGATGA
- a CDS encoding phage major capsid protein has protein sequence MALGTGDIAELLNDQVASLLVQPLEASSVVLSSGVRIFDSAGVLRIPKLTGSSTVGFIGENQEIPSTHTTSFDEVVLMPTERKSIKVIERFSRESLRQSVIGLDAVLKARLVKVVGDHLDQALLTGTGLDDQSDPDDSITGIINQAGVETGVFDPSDPDTILDAIATLNANEVTPNRIFLSGADFALMRKVKESTGSKRYLLQPDPSRAAGHTLFEVPVTVTNKLDAGTAVVADMSTVAVVRDTAPSITVLTERYAEFSQIGLRVETRYDLGLLHPEAVVVLGEDGS, from the coding sequence ATGGCACTTGGTACCGGCGACATCGCCGAACTGTTGAACGACCAGGTTGCATCCCTTCTGGTGCAGCCCCTCGAAGCATCCTCGGTGGTGCTGTCCTCCGGTGTGCGGATCTTCGACTCCGCTGGCGTACTGCGCATCCCGAAGCTGACCGGCAGCTCGACCGTCGGCTTCATCGGCGAGAATCAGGAGATCCCCTCAACCCACACGACCAGCTTCGACGAGGTCGTCTTAATGCCGACCGAACGCAAGTCCATCAAGGTCATCGAGCGCTTTTCGAGGGAATCACTGCGCCAGTCCGTCATCGGCCTCGACGCTGTCCTCAAGGCCCGACTGGTCAAGGTTGTTGGTGACCACCTCGACCAGGCCCTGCTGACCGGCACCGGCCTTGACGACCAGTCCGACCCGGACGACTCCATTACCGGCATCATCAATCAGGCCGGCGTGGAAACCGGGGTGTTCGACCCGTCCGACCCGGACACCATCCTCGACGCCATCGCGACCCTCAACGCCAACGAGGTCACCCCGAACCGGATCTTCCTGTCCGGCGCGGATTTTGCTCTCATGAGGAAGGTCAAAGAGTCGACGGGGTCGAAGCGCTACCTGTTGCAGCCCGATCCGTCGCGGGCAGCCGGCCACACCCTGTTCGAGGTACCGGTCACGGTGACCAACAAGCTCGACGCCGGGACGGCCGTCGTCGCGGACATGTCGACGGTGGCCGTGGTCCGTGACACCGCCCCCAGCATCACGGTGCTGACCGAGCGATATGCGGAGTTCAGTCAGATCGGACTGAGGGTCGAAACTCGCTACGACCTCGGCCTGCTGCACCCCGAGGCCGTCGTTGTCCTCGGTGAAGACGGCTCGTAA
- a CDS encoding AAA family ATPase translates to MTRSHKIKNSPEQMIEEIAAHIGGYADIIDHAAGADMSALIAATNRLRSKAAASSQPELLSGLLNAADLDGMTFPDLEQHVPGLVVEGFTLFVGSPKVGKSWLVGDMACGCACGGKVLGGINVSARPVLLASLEDSKRRLQSRLQKIRRGQPLPKNLDVLTEVHPKVLLATIAEWLQRHHDSAPLVILDTLGKARQQTAANANQYQEDYGFAGAIKAVIDETPGAALIAVHHTRKQGADDFLDTVSGTQGIAGAADSVLVLARKRKSDEGILSVTGRDIEENEYGVKTEGGLWSLDGQDILDAAATIETRRERAAENKFGDRKLEAVKFVNGRETTTPAELAEHLGVSNQIAGTRLSELYNAEVIAKPKHGVYAPLPRESRETREIAGHGTTAPPADSRLSRDSRPNVTPLFTTRNGDTHD, encoded by the coding sequence ATGACACGAAGCCATAAGATCAAGAACTCCCCGGAACAGATGATCGAGGAGATCGCCGCGCACATCGGCGGTTACGCCGACATCATCGACCACGCCGCAGGCGCAGACATGTCCGCACTCATCGCTGCGACCAACAGACTCCGCAGCAAGGCTGCCGCATCGAGCCAACCCGAGCTGCTGTCCGGGTTGCTAAACGCCGCTGACCTCGACGGCATGACATTCCCGGACCTGGAGCAGCATGTACCTGGCCTAGTGGTCGAAGGGTTCACCCTATTTGTCGGGTCGCCCAAGGTGGGCAAGTCCTGGCTCGTAGGCGACATGGCTTGCGGATGCGCCTGTGGCGGAAAGGTCCTCGGCGGCATCAACGTCTCGGCACGCCCCGTCCTGCTTGCATCACTGGAGGACAGCAAGCGTCGCCTGCAATCACGACTGCAGAAGATTAGGCGCGGCCAACCACTTCCGAAGAACCTCGACGTGCTCACCGAGGTACACCCCAAGGTCCTGCTCGCCACTATCGCCGAATGGCTACAGCGGCACCATGACTCGGCACCGCTGGTCATCCTCGACACCCTCGGCAAGGCACGCCAACAGACCGCAGCCAACGCCAACCAATACCAGGAGGACTACGGATTCGCAGGTGCCATCAAGGCGGTAATCGACGAGACCCCCGGAGCCGCACTCATCGCGGTACACCACACCCGCAAGCAAGGTGCCGACGACTTCCTCGACACCGTATCGGGCACGCAGGGCATCGCCGGCGCGGCCGACTCGGTTCTGGTCCTTGCGCGGAAACGCAAGTCCGACGAGGGGATCCTGTCGGTCACCGGCCGCGACATCGAGGAGAACGAGTACGGCGTCAAGACCGAAGGCGGACTGTGGTCCCTCGACGGACAAGACATCCTCGACGCAGCCGCCACCATCGAGACGCGCCGGGAACGGGCAGCGGAGAACAAGTTCGGTGACCGAAAGCTCGAAGCTGTCAAGTTCGTCAACGGACGTGAGACGACCACGCCGGCCGAGCTGGCCGAGCACCTGGGCGTGAGCAACCAAATCGCAGGCACTCGACTCAGCGAGCTGTACAACGCCGAGGTCATCGCCAAACCCAAGCACGGTGTCTATGCCCCACTACCCCGTGAAAGCCGTGAAACCCGTGAAATCGCAGGTCATGGAACTACCGCCCCACCAGCAGATTCACGACTTTCACGGGATTCACGGCCCAACGTCACACCGCTATTCACAACACGAAATGGAGACACCCATGACTGA
- a CDS encoding DUF2637 domain-containing protein: protein MWSRISGRGVVYWCFLIAVAGIAAAAFRLSFEALRSLAVQYGYSHADAALFPLILDGLIAVCTLGLVMLSRIEALHRDAADAHRDAPEAHRDAGSTSADAAAGAGDAVASRPIVAVHRDAVLNQADAVKTQLRATAVHNGIPAMHASDGAAAVRQRGDAPDAHQQLARHLVDSGRTTVEREVVQDVLARTARGQSSRAVAAGTGLSPSSVQRIVKAARDEIEVRT, encoded by the coding sequence ATGTGGTCGCGCATCAGCGGGCGCGGCGTCGTCTACTGGTGCTTCCTGATCGCGGTGGCCGGCATCGCCGCCGCGGCATTCCGCCTCAGCTTCGAAGCGCTGCGCTCACTGGCGGTGCAGTACGGGTACAGCCATGCTGACGCAGCGCTGTTCCCACTGATTCTCGACGGTCTCATCGCGGTGTGCACGCTCGGGTTGGTGATGCTTTCCCGCATCGAGGCCCTGCACCGTGACGCAGCTGACGCGCACCGCGACGCACCCGAGGCGCACCGTGACGCAGGCTCTACCAGCGCTGATGCAGCCGCCGGAGCTGGTGACGCAGTTGCAAGCAGGCCAATCGTCGCGGTGCATCGTGACGCAGTGCTGAACCAGGCTGACGCAGTCAAGACGCAGTTGCGCGCCACCGCGGTGCACAACGGGATACCCGCGATGCATGCGTCAGACGGAGCAGCGGCGGTGCGTCAACGCGGTGATGCACCTGACGCACACCAGCAGCTGGCGCGTCACCTCGTGGACTCAGGCCGCACCACGGTGGAGCGCGAAGTCGTGCAGGACGTGCTCGCGCGCACGGCTCGCGGGCAGTCCAGCCGCGCGGTGGCGGCCGGCACCGGGCTGTCCCCGAGTTCGGTGCAGCGCATCGTGAAAGCCGCGCGGGACGAGATCGAAGTGAGGACGTGA